The Vitis vinifera cultivar Pinot Noir 40024 chromosome 18, ASM3070453v1 region TCACAGATGATGGCGTGGATGTCCAGTCCACAACACCGGGTCACAGCCCTGGTGTTGGCCACTCCGTTGGACCCGCAAGCAATGACCCGAACCCATAAACATTATCTACCACAGTCCTACCACCAGTTATTTAATGTTCAAGTGTTTGCTCTCCACGTACCGTGTGAATTGTATGAATGATTACTATTTGTGTTCGTAATGTTTGTACGTATATGTTTAGACAGCTGTCGTTTTAAGAATGTGTGACGTTCTTAATTTCTTCATGTATTCGCAAATTATCCCGTATGATTAATAAAGTTGGGTTTCCACGTACTGCTGTGTGCTCCCAATCGTTGAATACGAGCAGAGTGTTGAACTCCTTTATTCTTGATAAGCCCAAGATGAATTCAATTAATTGTATACATATCCAAATAATTTGTACTTTGTGCTAAGCTCGTGACATATGTGCATATATTCTCACTAGTATGACATAGATGAAGTGAGGAAACCggaaaatcatatatatatttggtcaaaatttgacaaATTTAGGAAGGGGATGGGATATTTCCATGGCTCTTTCCATGATCTATGATCTTGTGTAGACAAAGGCACTGCATATATGCCTTTGGATTGGAGAACTGGGAAATACCTTCATTAATTCTATCTCTTTaatttactaataaaaaaaacttatggcCATGAATCCGGATGGAGAAAAGTTGGAATTATTTCTGGACACCTTGGTTTAGAGTTAAGGCCAATTAAGGCGTGTTTGGAGAGGAGACACACGTATTAACCAAGCATTTATTGTGGTTTTCCTCTTTTTAAGGAACAATCTAACTAGGAATGATCCGCAACTAATTTAACCAATTACCTAATTTCACATATTTAATGTCTGTTAAAAATCATCATTGGATCATCAATACAGGAAATTTAGGATTTGAGGTGGCAATTTTAGGCCATTCcttttattaattaaagtttaagtttaaaaaattttaccatagtaaaatttatgaaatttactGTTCACATCAGACTAACCCAATCCTGAATAATTTATGgacatattaaaataaaaatttggaaaataaatttacttgCGGCGGACTCCAACCGTGCCAGAGATGGCAGAGATAGAAGCATATATGGGACGGAAATGTTCCCAACATCGGAGTGAGGGgtaaaaagtgaaaaatcctAGAATAGATTCGGTGGGGTAAATAAAATTGACGGGGAGGGATTCTCGAAAATCTAAAACAAATCGTAAAGTCCCAAAAATTACCGTAGGAACCAGCTGGCGGCGGATCGCGAGGAGTGCACAACAGTAGCGGTGCATATCCCCTCATGTGATCCAACGGTAGTGATGAAGCTGAGGGGCTTAATCGTACGGCCGAGGAGGTACCAGCGTTTACAAAAACGACCCATGAATCCGTCATCCTCCCCAAAACAAATCCTCTCTATAGCCGTAACCGCAGACTCCACCACCCCTCAACCCCCCAAACCCTGCCTCCGTCCTCCTCACgcctccttctctctctctctctctctctctctctatagaCTTCGAGATTCACTAGGCTCTTCTTCTTTGTCTTCTTATCCTCTtcactccttattcttcaatcCGGTTCTGTAAttttagagagagaaggagAGTGAGAGAGGGTTCGGAGAGCGGCGAAGATGCAATCCACCAACGGTTCTGATCCGCAACAGGCGAATCAGCAGCAGCAACAGCCGCCGCCGCCTCCTCCGCAGCCGCAGCAGTGGATGGCCATGCAGTATCCGGCGGCGGCGATGGTAATGCAGCATCAGATGATGCCGCCGCAGCATTATCCGCAGCACTTCGTGGCTTATCACCACCAGCCTCATCAGTATCAGCATCAGCATCAGCAGCAGCATCAGCAACAGCAGGGATCCAACGCCGACAACAGGACGATCTGGGTCGGCGACCTCCATAACTGGATGGACGAGAATTACCTCCATAGCTGCTTTGCTGCCACTGGCGAGGTTTGATTTTATTGCCCTTCCTCATCAAATTTAACTGTTCATATTGGTTTGGATTGTACGGAAGTCTTTTAAATTTATGGGATTTAGTAGATCGAGTTGTTATATTTCTGCTGTCTCTTTCATAGCTCTTCTGTTATCTGCATTAAGATTTCCGTATTGGATTTGTGTCTTGTTGTTTTGTCGAAGGGTTTATGCTAtgcatataaaattttaagctATTAGAAGGTAAAAAAGAGAAGCctttttcatggaaaaaaagGACTTTGGTGGTAGAAATTAGGAAACGCCTAAAAGGGGATgctaatttataaataaaagggaAAGTTGTTGCAGGGAGTAGAAGAATTGTTTGAACTTGATATAAGTGTAGCTTTTGTATTTCCAGCATAGTGTAATGATGATTGCCGATCTGAAAAGAATGCAAGCAAGCAAGTTTGAATTGCAAACATTGTCTACAATGTTCATTGCTTTCACCATTACTTCATCTGTTTAtcagaaagaaattagaatctCGATTCCTGTTGTTTGTCTGAGTGTTAGATTGTTTAATTGAGTTAGAGTGTATTTGGCagtgattttatgaagtgtttctagtttttttaatacttaaaagataaaaaattttaagtgttagaaagactAGAAACACTTCcaaaaatcactgtcaaacgcactcttagtcaatgtttttagttaaagtGTTTTAgctgaaattgtttttaagagaatcaaCTAATCTGATTTTTCaacactataaataatttttcaaattttcaacaagtgttttctaaattttgtcaaaacaccttatttatttattttttaaacactttttaggttaaaagtgttttttaatgttttttaaaaacactaccAAAATGGACTATTAGTATGAGTGTTAGATTGTTAGTAAGTTGTTTGTCCTCTTGACTTTGATCATCCGTCTTCTGAATAAATTGTTGCTGAATGAGAGACATGAATTGCTTGTCTCTCTCATTAtggttctaaatttttttattttggttcagTGATATGACTCTTCAAATGCCTATGCCTACTCTATGTGTTCTATACCAGCAGCAGAAGCATCCTGCTGCAAATTGAAACAGAAAAATGATTATGGAGGTGAATGTTGTAATTCCGTTGTGGAGTACACAATAGGTTGAAATCATGGTGGATTGAAAAATGTTAAGGAGACTTTATTTTGAGagctaaattttttattttggttcgGTGATATGACTGTCTTCCGCCCAAAACCTCCTAGTTGTATAACTATACCTATGCCTGCTCTATGGTGTTCTATACCAGCAGCAGAAGCATCCTTTTGAAAATTCaaacagaaaaataattatGGAAGTGAATGTTGTAATTCCATTGTGGAATACACAATAGGTTGAAATCATGGTGGATTGAAAAATGTCGAGGAGGCTTTATTTCCAATGTGTCAAACAGCTTGGAACATAATGGAGCTAAAATTGCAAGTTGTAGGAGAATTTAAGTTTGATTGTCTCAGTTTATTTAGACTATCATGTCAGTCAACTAAAAGGAAATCGCCACTATTAGCCTATAGAATTGCTTGAACGAGCTACTTGCCTCTGTGTGTGTGTATAAACTTATGCCTTCATGCTTGGATATTGGATAAAGAATCTACAAAAAGCTTGCCCTATTATCGTATTCCCATCTTCAGGTGAGGTATATATGATATACCTTATTGGTCCATCATTTAGATTTAAGGTTTCTTAAGTAAAAACCCTAACACAGTCTTTATTTCAAGTACTCTGCCTTTTGTATAAAGGACCTCTACTTTCTGTGCTCCTAAGATGAAGTGCCTCAAAGAAAATTTACTCCACTTGCTTGGATAAATTTCCATGCTCAAGTCCAGGGCTGCAGCTTGTCAAGGCTCAGGGGGTTATTCACCttgttaaaatttaaaatgaaaatggtgTGATGAAGGATTTGAATCCTTAACCACTAAAAGTGAATAAACCAACACTTACCACTGAGCTAAATAGAGAAGCTTTGTGTCTTTTTGCCTCCTTGGGATAAATTTCATAAACCTTACCCCTTCTAAATAAATTCCTAGCTCCGCCACTTGAGGCAAGTCCATCAGTTATATGAGGAAAAGTTAATTCTTACCAacgaaaaagggagaaaaaaaagagttcaCATTCTACTTCCTCTCTGCCATCTTTCAATAAGCAAACATGTAGTTGAAGCATTAGTTTTCTAATAGAGATGCATTAGGCATTTAGGCATTTCTTTTCTgtgatttaaataataaaatcatgaaaaaaagtGTCCTTTGATTTTCTAGTTGTTTTAAAGAGTAAAGATGACCCCTGTAATGGCTtattcaaaattctaaaatatggGTTTTCAACCTTTTTTCTTGATCTGGGTGCCTAAAAATCTAGGGCCTTTTTGGCCATTGGAGAGAAAATCTTTATGACACTCCTAAAAAAGGGGTTCACAAAGAGCACCCATCAATttctcctatatatatataaaacttcaAGAACATAACTTCCATGACCACTAATTTCATTTTGCCTTTCTACTTCATATACTCACAAACTCCCACTTGGACAAACTTCCTCTTTAAGTGCTTTCTGAATATACAACAACACATATTAGTTATTGGCTACCATTGGTGAAAGCTTGCACTCTCATGCTCTGTTTCTCATGTGGTGCACATGAAAATCCCTGGCTATCATAAGTACCAAAAAAACTGTTGGGCTTATGAAAAAATGAGACTTGAGCCTGGCCTTAGATGATTTGGGCTTCcatgaaaataatgaagagGAGGTCAATTGCTGGAATTATTGCTGTCATTTCTTTCATTAGTGTCTAGAAATGATGAGTGAGCCCAATAAGCAGGCAAGGAATTatggaaaaatgaaaacatagtGGTTCATGGGACATGAGAAGTTTGGCAAGTGAACTTACTCATTTATAATCATGCTAAGACATCAGGCATTTCTTTAGGACAATCTTCctgtgatttttaaataataaaatcatgaaaaaaagtGTCCTTTGATTCTCTAGTTGTTTTAGGAGTAAAGGTGAGCCCTGTAATGGCTtattcaaaattctaaaatctggGGTTTCAACCTTTTTTCTTGATCTGGATGCCTAAAAATCTGGATCTTTTTGGTCATTGGAGAGAAAAATCTTTATGACACCCCTAAAAAAGAGGTTCACAAGGAGCACCCATTGATTTCTcctatatatatgcatatataacTTCAAGAACATAACTTCCCTgactactattttttattttgccttTCTACTTCAAATACTCGCAAACTCCCACTTGGACAAACTTCCCCTTTAAGTGCTTTCTGAATATACACAACATTTTTAGAAGTGCTTTCTGTGTTGGTTTTCATTCGTTTGTTTGTTTGCGGCTCCTTTTTGGTCTCTAAAATTTAGTTTCGTCTACCTTGCAGCTTGCTTCCATGAAGGTTATTCGCAATAAGCAGACTGGTTCATCAGAGGGTTATGGATTTGTGGAATTTTTTTCACATGCTGCGGCTGAGAAGGTTCTACAGGGTTATGCTGGTGTGTTGATGCCTAATACAGATCAGCCCTTTCGGCTGAACTGGGCAACATTTAGTATGGGTGATAAGCGGTCAGATAATGGTCCTGATCTTTCCATATTTGTAGGAGATTTAGCTTCAGATGTTTCTGATAGCTTATTACATGAAACTTTTGCTGGTAAATATCCATCTGTTAAGGCTGCAAAAGTTGTCTTTGATGCCAATACTGGTCGTTCAAAAGGTTATGGCTTTGTGAGGTTTGGAGATGAGAATGAGAGGTCACAGGCCATGACTGAAATGAATGGTGTATATTGTTCGAGTAGGCCCATGCGCATTGGTGCAGCAACTCCAAGGAAGTCATCTGGATATCAACAACAATATTCTTCACATGGTAAAATGACAATTTCACATGCTTTTTGTTTGCATCTTCTGAAAGGGTCATAGTGggttcttctattttctttggcTTTGTGATGGTATATTTTATATTCTGTTTAAATGTTGTTCTTCCTTTCTGGGCAATGAGAAGCAGATCTGTTCTAATGATTAGCCACTATGAATTGATAGTGAGGATCAATCCAGGTGTTTATCTATAAACTGAAAACTGCTGTATCTGGATTTACTTACTAGACTAGCCTGGAACTGCaaatttttcctttatattttgtaaatgaGATAATATCAAAGTAACCTAGTATAGGACCTTCTTAGTTGTAAATCTCCTTCAACGAAGCTGATATGGGCAGCTTTGAATAGTTGGTAAAGTTGGTGATGACTGTGGTAGGGGTGAAGAAAGTGGTATGGTGTTTTTATTGCAGTGGCAAGGACGCAATGCGATGAGTTGGAGTTGGTGTTGTTGTGTTGGAAGTGGTTATCGGGTGCTGTAGGTGTAATTCCCCTCAATGAGGGATGTTTTGTGCTTCTCTTTTTGGCTAGATGGTCATATTTCATGCATTGATTGAGGTAGAAGAGAAGATAGGTTCTGATGATTGTATCTCATTATCAAGCTGTCACACCTTTGCAGGAGTTCTATATTTATTTCCTTATCTTTCATCAGATTTATCTTACTGTCTTTTCTTTCCAGGTTTCATATAACTTGTAGATTATAGAATATTTCTTCACCAATTGCAGATGGGGATAGCTCCTGGATATGCCATTGAAGAAtctgagattttcttttttgtcgTTTTCCTGTTGGCATGACCTTTTTGTTTACTGAATTGCTGTTatatgtaaaacaaaatttgagaaGTGCTTTAAATTGGGAATTTAATTGAagggttttattttctttctatactATCTTTGGATTTGGTAGGTGGATATGCATCAAATGGTGCCTCAGTCCAATCTGATGGAGACTCTATGAACACAACAGTGAGTTGTCCAGCCATTCTGTGTGGTTCGAACTGTTAGTGGCAACACTTCTTCTCCCCTTTTGTCTAATCTATGTTTCATTATAGATATTTGTCGGAGGGCTTGATCCTAATGTCTCTGATGAAGATCTCAGGCAGCCTTTCTCCCAATATGGTGAGATTGTCTCTGTAAAAATACCAGTTGGTAAAGGATGTGGGTTTGTACAATTTGCAAACAGGTAGAACTCCTCATTGGATGATATTCAAAGCTTTAGCCTCTATTATTTGTTCAGTTGTGGACTTGATCCTCCTTATCACCTATTTTGACAGAAACAATGCTGAGGATGCGCTACAGAAATTGAATGGAACAGTAATTGGCAAGCAAACAGTCCGTCTTTCTTGGGGTCGGAATCCAGCAAATAAACAGGCAAATTCTCTCTTCCTATGTTAGATTATGTTTGGAAGGAACTGGAATGATGAATGTCTTCAAATGGCGATGGGGCCAGGGAATTCATTGTAAACCAATTCTAACTCTAGTGCTTTGTTGGTTGTTCATCTTTCCTAACCAACACTTACGGAATTTGGCAGATGAGGGCAGATTTTGGCAATCAGTGGAGTGGGGCGTACTATGGAGGGCAGGTGTATGATGGTTATGGATATGCTCTGCCACCACCTCATGACCCAACCATGTATGCTGCGGCATATGGGGCTTACCCCGTGTATGGCAACCACCAACAGCAAGTTAGCTGAGATTGAGCTGTGGAAGAGACATATTTTGTTCTAGTGATTAGATATTATCACATTAGAGTAGCATATCAACTTTATTTCTCTGTAGTTGGCTTGGTTGTGTAGAATTCTCACGAGCCCCTCCCAATTGTGGAGTGGAACTGAATTTTGATGACAATGAGGCAGTTCTTTTTAGGGATTTATCAAACATTTGTTTATTATTGCGGGAGGTAAAATGAAACTTATTGGAATACATGATCTAGCAAATGTTGTGTGCTGGTTTGTTTCATGAACCAGAAAATGTTCTCTGGTTCCATTCATGATTCAAATGGGTTCTTGATGTGGTTAATTTGGTTTAAAGTAGAGGCTGCTAGGAATGGGTGTAATTTGGCTGCATTGAGATTTCATGCAATTTTCCCCTTTATCTAGGTTTTTGGATATTGACGAATCTTATAGAGAGGAGGATTTGAAAATTCGGCCTTAGCCCAGTGCAGCAATGTCTGGATGCTTGTGTTGCCCTTGTTTGTGCTCTgtcacatttttttccttattgttgGATGGACTGCCATCTGCTGCATAATGTACTTGTCTGATGAGTGAAAAACTTGCAGCTCTTCCGATCCATAGCATTGGGCCAATTTATCAGCACCGATTCACGGCAATGTTGAGGCTTGTCAGTAACTTCGGATTAAAGATATaagttttttaatattgaaaaaaaatagaaatacttCCTACAATCCAAACGCACTTTTAATCTCCAATTAATGTCATAAATTGAAATGATAATTATTTATCCGgttttgttaaaattatttagcaAACAGAGGAAAGCTGAGAAAATCCGAGGGTTCACacatatataataattgtaaaaaatgaaaaaaaattcagtttGATTaacactttttttattattttaaaaaaggaaaatgctaTCAGAAGTTGGGCGGCTGCAAAATTGGAAACACCGAAAGAGTAGTGACGGAAGATTAGGACGGCGAAGGTCCATCGTGATTCGTGATTATCATGATTCATGAGTGATGAAGCTCGGACCCACCGGCCCCACCCTAACACGCCTATTAATTAATTCGTAGCCTTGGAAAGGCTGAGCCGCTGAGCCCCTTGTGTTGCAGCAAAGGGCGCATAACGAAGGAAAAGCAACTCTTGCCACACTAGCAAAGGGCAAACCATAACCAAATCTGTACCGTTGGATTACCATACAAACTCTCGGATTTAGTGTCCCCAGCAGAAGCAACGACGAAGACGGGGAGGAGCGGGTCGCGCTGTCCACGGCAGAGCTCCAGCTCCAGAAGGCAATCACATGATTGTGGGGAGTGGATGGGAAATGATTGTGTGTCTGATATCAATTTGACATGGTACCCCACGGTGTGCTACGTGGCTTCCAGCAGCTTCCACAGGTGTACCTAACGTTTCCGTTTTTGGGGCGGTGTACTAATTTAAACTGGTAATTAGTAAACAAATCCAacactaataaaataaaatagtgtgTGGGAGCGAATAAAAGGAAGGTGGGGCGGATGTGGTAACAGCTGGCCCTTGCACGACCCTCTCAACGCAACACGTCTCCCTTCCCAATGGCtcacctctctctctcctctctctctcctccaccGTCTTCTTCTTCGTCTCCGCCCCTGCGACTTCACGGGAGAATCTTTTCTCCCTTCTGCCGAGTCCAAGTTTCTTCCTCTTCTACTTCCTACTTGCAGCCGAAAGTCGTTGTTACCAGAGAACATGGCAAGAATGGCAAGCTTATCAATGTTCTGGTacgtcttttttcttttcttttttttttactctctaattttTGGCTTTTAGAAGTTTTTGATTTCTCAATTCCCAAACTAGGGTTAGCaatgtgtttgtttgtttctgtgtgcctttttctctctccttatatatatatatacacacaacttggatatcttcattttttttttcctgacaGTATATCTTTTGGATTTGTTGGAGGGTGGGGTGAATTGATGATTAAGTAGTCACATTAGGTGTTTGATTAAATGTTGTAACGAGCATCGCATTTTTCTCAGTTTCTGTAAGGAAAACGTCAAAATTGAGAGGGAAAATGGAGGAAAGTGGGCGCATATTTGTGAAAAGCGTCTTCAAGAAGTTTGCTTGAGGTGTCAATGGCGA contains the following coding sequences:
- the LOC100257353 gene encoding polyadenylate-binding protein RBP47, coding for MQSTNGSDPQQANQQQQQPPPPPPQPQQWMAMQYPAAAMVMQHQMMPPQHYPQHFVAYHHQPHQYQHQHQQQHQQQQGSNADNRTIWVGDLHNWMDENYLHSCFAATGELASMKVIRNKQTGSSEGYGFVEFFSHAAAEKVLQGYAGVLMPNTDQPFRLNWATFSMGDKRSDNGPDLSIFVGDLASDVSDSLLHETFAGKYPSVKAAKVVFDANTGRSKGYGFVRFGDENERSQAMTEMNGVYCSSRPMRIGAATPRKSSGYQQQYSSHGGYASNGASVQSDGDSMNTTIFVGGLDPNVSDEDLRQPFSQYGEIVSVKIPVGKGCGFVQFANRNNAEDALQKLNGTVIGKQTVRLSWGRNPANKQMRADFGNQWSGAYYGGQVYDGYGYALPPPHDPTMYAAAYGAYPVYGNHQQQVS